The Arachis hypogaea cultivar Tifrunner chromosome 16, arahy.Tifrunner.gnm2.J5K5, whole genome shotgun sequence genome contains a region encoding:
- the LOC112759063 gene encoding transcription factor ORG2: protein MSMILALSSPTSMFPNNMEWPLELEEEELSHSHEYFNSEEYPLLSSSMAKKFNHNASERHRRKKINALYSSLRSILPVADQTKKMSIPATISRVLKYIPELQQQVEELIKKKEELLLRISRQGDINNDDAAMNKKGHHHHNSSAFLVSSSRISDSEVSIHMISSYGIQKCQVSEILVCLENHYALQLLNASSFDTFGGRLFYNLHFQMEMAHTLDTEVLSEKILSICEKHQRI from the exons ATGTCCATGATCCTTGCATTATCCTCTCCAACAAGTATGTTCCCTAATAACATGGAATGGCCCTTAGagttagaagaagaagaactaagTCATAGTCATGAATACTTCAACTCAGAAGAGTATCCATTACTCTCTTCTTCCATGGCCAAGAAATTTAATCACAATGCAAGCGAGCGCCACCGCCGCAAGAAGATCAATGCCTTGTACTCTTCTCTCCGGTCAATCCTCCCTGTTGCAGATCAAACG aAGAAGATGAGCATCCCAGCAACAATTTCAAGAGTGTTGAAATACATACCTGAGTTGCAACAACAGGTGGAAGAACTAATCAAGAAAAAGGAGGAGCTCTTGTTGAGAATTTCTCGGCAAGGGGATATTAATAACGATGATGCAGCAATGAACAAGAAAGGCCATCATCATCACAACTCTTCTGCCTTTCTGGTTTCATCAAGTAGGATCAGTGACAGTGAAGTTAGTATTCACATGATTTCTTCTTATGGAATTCAAAAGTGTCAAGTATCTGAAATCTTGGTGTGTTTAGAAAATCACTATGCCCTTCAACTGCTAAATGCTTCTTCCTTTGACACCTTTGGAGGAAGACTCTTCTACAACCTGCATTTTCAG ATGGAAATGGCTCATACATTAGACACAGAAGTTCTAAGCGAGAAGATCTTGTCAATATGTGAGAAGCATCAAAGGATATAA